In Rhodamnia argentea isolate NSW1041297 chromosome 11, ASM2092103v1, whole genome shotgun sequence, one genomic interval encodes:
- the LOC115727644 gene encoding LOW QUALITY PROTEIN: chaperone protein ClpB3, chloroplastic (The sequence of the model RefSeq protein was modified relative to this genomic sequence to represent the inferred CDS: deleted 2 bases in 1 codon): MASTTTSFSGISLRPPRPLPSCCNRSALLATPRSSLSFPSSSKPLGRVRLKREGGGFPGAGRFGRGSPSRPLVVRCEASGGRITQQEFTDMAWQGIVSSPDIAKENKHQIVETEHLMKALLEQKNGLARRIFSKAAVDNTRLLEATDKFIQRQPKVLGESAGSMLGRDLEALINRAREFKNEYGDSFVSVEHLVLGFAQDPRFGKHLFRDFQITEQKLKSVVEAVRGRQSVIDQDPEGKYEALEKYGKDLTAMARAGKLDPVIGRDDEIRRCIQILSRRTKNNPVLIGEPGVGKTAISEGLAQRIVQGDVPQALMDRKLISLDMGALIAGAKYRGEFEDRLKAVLKEVTESDGQIILFIDEIHTVVGAGATNGAMDAGNLLKPMLGRGELRCIGATTLDEYRKYIEKDPALERRFQQVYVDQPSVEDTISILRGLRERYELHHGVRISDSALVAAAILSDRYISGRFLPDKAIDLVDEAAAKLKMEITSKPTALDEINRSVLKLEMEKLSLANDTDRASKERSSRLEAELALLKERQAQLTEQWEHEKSVMMRIQSIKEEIDRVNLEIQQAEREYDLNRAAELKYGSLISLQRQLEDAEKELDEYMRSGKSMLREEVTESDIAEIVSKWTGIPVSKLQQSEREKLLHLEEELHKRVVGQEPAVKAVAEAIQRSRAGLSDPHRPIASFMFMGPTGVGKTELAKALAAYLFNTEEALVRIDMSEYMEKHAVSRLIGAPPGYVGYEEGGQLTETVRRRPYSVILFDEIEKAHSDVFNIFLQILDDGRVTDSQGRTVSFTNTVIIMTSNVGSQYILDTDDDTLPKETAYETIKQRVMDAARSIFRPEFMNRVDEYIVFQPLDREQINRIVRLQLERVQERIADRKIKLILTDGAIQLLGSLGYDPNYGARPVKRVIQQHVENELARGILRGEFKDEDIILIDTEVTAFANGQLPQQKLVFRKQDGDSDMAATGDREALSPSV; encoded by the exons ATGGCCTCGACGACGACGTCCTTCTCCGGGATCAGCCTCCGGCCTCCTCGGCCGCTGCCGAGCTGCTGCAACCGGAGCGCGCTTCTCGCGACCCCGCGCTCGTCTCTCAGCTTCCCCAGCAGCTCGAAGCCGCTCGGGAGGGTTCGGCTGAAGAGGGAGGGCGGCGGCTTCCCC GGTGCCGGGAGGTTCGGGCGGGGCTCGCCGTCCAGGCCGCTCGTCGTGCGGTGCGAAGCTTCCGGTGGACGG ATCACGCAGCAAGAATTTACAGATATGGCCTGGCAAGGGATTGTTTCCTCACCAGATATTGCGAAAGAGAATAAACATCAGATAGTGGAGACCGAACACTTGATGAAGGCTCTATTGGAGCAAAAGAATGGGCTTGCCCGGCGGATCTTCTCCAAGGCTGCAGTTGACAATACCCGTCTCCTGGAGGCTACTGATAAGTTCATCCAACGGCAACCAAAG GTTCTTGGCGAGTCAGCTGGCTCAATGTTAGGCCGTGATTTAGAAGCCTTGATCAACCGAGCTAGGGAATTTAAGAATGAGTATGGGGATTCATTTGTCTCTGTCGAGCACTTGGTTCTTGGTTTTGCACAGGATCCACGATTTGGAAAACACCTATTCAGGGATTTTCAAATAACTGAACAGAAGTTGAAATCTGTGGTAGAAGCAGTAAGAGGGCGACAATCTGTAATTGATCAAG ATCCAGAGGGGAAGTACGAAGCTCTGGAAAAATATGGGAAGGATTTGACAGCTATGGCAAGAGCTGGAAAGCTTGATCCTGTCATAGGAAGAGATGATGAAATACGTAGGTGCATTCAAATTCTTTCCAGGAGAACAAAGAATAATCCTGTGCTAATTGGTGAGCCTGGTGTTGGGAAGACTGCAATATCAGAGGG ACTAGCCCAGAGAATTGTGCAAGGTGATGTTCCACAGGCTTTGATGGATCGTAAG cttatatcccttgacatgGGTGCCCTGATAGCTGGAGCAAAATATCGAGGGGAATTTGAAGATAGGCTAAAAGCTGTACTGAAGGAAGTAACTGAATCTGATGGCCAGATCATCCTCTTTATAGATGAGATTCATACGGTAGTGGGCGCAG GTGCTACAAATGGTGCAATGGATGCTGGCAACTTATTGAAGCCAATGCTTGGACGAGGGGAATTGCGCTGTATTGGTGCAACGACACTTGATGAGTACCGCAAATATATTGAGAAGGATCCAGCTTTGGAGCGCCGTTTCCAGCAAGTCTATGTGGATCAACCTTCAGTTGAGGACACAATATCAATACTTCGGGGATTGCGTGAAAGATATGAGCTGCATCACGGAGTCCGAATTTCTGACAGTGCACTGGTAGCAGCAGCAATTCTTTCTGACCGATATATAAGTGGCCGATTTTTACCTGACAAAG CTATTGATCTTGTGGATGAAGCAGCTGCTAAGCTTAAGATGGAAATTACTTCAAAACCAACTGCTCTCGATGAGATCAATCGGTCAGTCTTGAAACTGGAGATGGAGAAGCTGTCACTAGCAAATGATACGGACAGGGCTTCAAAAGAGAGGTCGAGCCGCCTTGAGGCAGAGTTGGCTCTCTTGAAAGAAAGACAAGCTCAGCTTACTGAGCAATGGGAGCATGAAAAGTCTGTCATGATGCGAATACAGTCCATCAAAGAGGAG ATTGACAGAGTAAATCTTGAAATCCAGCAAGCTGAGCGGGAGTACGACCTTAATCGTGCTGCTGAATTGAAGTATGGGAGCCTAATTTCATTGCAGCGCCAACTTGAAGATGCAGAAAAAGAGCTAGATGAGTACATGCGCTCTGGAAAATCTATGCTTAGAGAAGAAGTAACAGAAAGTGATATTGCTGAAATTGTTAGCAAATGGACTGGTATCCCGGTCTCCAAGCTGCAGCAGTCGGAGAGGGAGAAGTTATTACATCTTGAAGAAGAATTGCATAAGCGTGTTGTAGGTCAAGAGCCTGCAGTGAAAGCAGTTGCAGAAGCGATCCAGCGTTCTCGAGCGGGATTGTCAGATCCTCACCGACCTATTGCTAGTTTTATGTTCATGGGTCCTACAGGTGTTGGGAAAACAGAGTTGGCAAAGGCTCTTGCTGCTTATTTGTTCAACACTGAGGAAGCGCTGGTACGAATCGATATGAGTGAGTACATGGAGAAGCATGCAGTTTCAAGATTAATAGGTGCTCCACCAGGTTATGTAGGGTATGAGGAAGGAGGTCAATTGACAGAAACGGTTCGCAGAAGACCTTATTCTGTCATTCTCTTCGATGAGATAGAGAAAGCTCACTCTGATGTGTTTAACATATTTCTTCAGATATTAGATGATGGGAGGGTGACCGATTCACAGGGTCGGACTGTGAGCTTCACTAACACGGTCATAATTATGACTTCGAATGTGGGTTCACAGTACATTCTAGATACTGATGATGATACTTTACCCAAAGAAACTGCTTATGAGACCATCAAACAGAGGGTAATGGATGCTGCAAGGTCTATCTTTCGCCCAGAGTTTATGAACCGGGTCGATGAATATATAGTTTTCCAGCCTCTGGACCGTGAGCAGATTAATAGGATTGTGAGATTACAG TTGGAGCGTGTACAGGAGAGGATTGCAGatcggaaaataaaactaatattGACAGATGGAGCCATCCAGCTGCTAGGGAGTCTTGGCTATGATCCAAACTACGGTGCGAGGCCGGTCAAGCGGGTGATTCAGCAGCACGTCGAAAACGAACTCGCCAGGGGCATCTTGAGGGGTGAATTTAAGGATGAAGACATCATCTTAATAGACACGGAAGTCACGGCATTTGCCAATGGTCAACTTCCTCAGCAGAAGTTGGTGTTCAGGAAACAGGATGGGGACTCGGATATGGCTGCCACAGGAGATCGAGAAGCCCTCTCGCCTTCTGTCTGA
- the LOC115727651 gene encoding membrane-anchored ubiquitin-fold protein 1-like — translation MSGVQDQLEIKFRLTDGSDIGPKSFPAATSVATLKESILAQWPKEKDNCPRTIKDVKLISAGKILENSRTVGECQSPLVDTPGGVTTMHVVVQAPMEKEKKELNQPQKNRCGCVIL, via the exons ATGAGTGGTGTCCAAGATCAGTTGGAGATCAAGTTTCGATTGACCGATGGGTCAGATATCGGCCCGAAAAGCTTTCCTGCTGCTACAAGTGTTGCCACTTTGAAGGAAAGCATCCTGGCTCAATGGCCAAAAG AGAAAGACAATTGTCCAAGGACCATCAAAGATGTGAAGTTGATTAGCGCGGGAAAGATATTAGAGAATAGCAGAACAGTCGGCGAGTGCCAGAGTCCCCTTGTCGACACTCCTGGTGGAGTTACCACCATGCACGTTGTTGTTCAAGCACCTATGGAAAAAG AAAAGAAGGAACTAAACCAACCACAGAAGAATAGGTGTGGTTGTGTCATATTATAG
- the LOC115727643 gene encoding uncharacterized protein LOC115727643: MAEECSKSPATSEIINTDEGNSAGKPRSSRSGRTPHYLRAPVGSCHEHCKYGGPQTFKTKPINPIRGKTTRKLPDELLLAEDVVAPGLARQPTNKLRILSNLECQTSDIANVGKQGGPAPDHARVQFNAKGKKKSEAELKSSRSSKTHFSYLRKKVKPGMASSGTKQFSPGASAMFSSETYSRSTKMKREPLEAEPMSLPDSSGDSSHRKKNNITTRQYTRTSIVAAKNQSVSLTTSNSLEFSSRSPSMRPRKGIASKVMSPLKNQNKNRNSTKNAEVVQIAKEVVVQEKTLYVIDEETEHIPSEFTSTTTTFVGDDQNGSAAKMSPDQSLLLPQHLSLPKYPSPKSQEHEPSDYPDNEGEGCSYSGHGESDSLVQSGTSQRPTQDRTNSAKNETCKAVNLSLRKGKVVVGTQAESSSPRRPKNRRGRAFEENQNPKADARRRTFKRREEIEGGKNSSTPRSVKVTLKHQDVREKKEGRGLFNNMIEETASELVKTRKSKVKALVGAFETVISLQETK, encoded by the coding sequence ATGGCTGAGGAGTGCAGCAAGTCCCCCGCAACCTCGGAAATAATCAATACAGATGAAGGAAATTCTGCGGGAAAACCGCGGTCTTCGAGAAGTGGAAGAACCCCACACTATCTCAGGGCTCCGGTGGGATCATGCCATGAACATTGCAAATATGGAGGGCCACAAACGTTCAAAACAAAGCCAATAAATCCAATCCGTGGGAAGACCACCAGGAAGCTGCCTGATGAACTGCTGTTGGCAGAAGATGTGGTTGCGCCAGGTTTGGCGAGACAACCGACGAATAAGCTCAGGATTCTGTCAAATTTGGAATGCCAAACCTCTGATATAGCTAATGTGGGCAAACAAGGAGGACCGGCCCCTGACCATGCTCGGGTTCAGTTCAAtgcaaaagggaagaagaaatcaGAGGCTGAGTTGAAATCTTCACGCAGCTCAAAAACCCACTTCTCCTATCTGCGTAAAAAAGTGAAACCAGGTATGGCATCAAGTGGAACAAAACAATTTTCTCCGGGAGCCTCAGCAATGTTCTCATCAGAAACATACTCAAGGTCGACGAAGATGAAAAGGGAACCCTTAGAAGCCGAGCCTATGTCATTGCCTGACTCATCGGGAGACTCAAGCCatagaaaaaagaataacatCACGACAAGGCAGTATACTAGGACCTCCATAGTTGCGGCAAAGAATCAGTCGGTATCCTTGACTACTTCTAATTCCCTAGAATTTTCTTCTCGATCTCCAAGTATGAGACCGAGAAAGGGCATAGCCAGTAAAGTTATGTCCCCTCTGAAGAATCAGAACAAGAATCGCAACAGCACCAAGAATGCTGAAGTTGTACAAATCGCCAAAGAAGTGGTGGTCCAGGAGAAGACCCTTTATGTCATTGACGAGGAGACTGAGCACATACCTTCAGAATTTACTTCTACGACTACCACTTTTGTTGGGGATGACCAAAATGGAAGCGCTGCTAAAATGTCTCCAGATCAATCCTTGTTACTGCCACAGCATCTTTCTCTCCCAAAATATCCATCTCCAAAATCCCAAGAACATGAGCCTTCTGATTATCCAGACAACGAAGGAGAAGGCTGCTCTTATTCTGGTCACGGTGAATCTGATAGTTTGGTACAATCAGGGACTTCACAGAGGCCAACACAAGATAGGACAAATTCTGCGAAAAATGAAACATGTAAAGCTGTGAATCTTAGCTTGAGGAAGGGCAAAGTGGTTGTTGGAACTCAAGCTGAAAGCAGTAGTCCAAGGAGGCCAAAGAATAGACGAGGAAGAGCTTTTGAAGAGAACCAAAATCCGAAGGCTGATGCCAGAAGGAGAACCTTCAAGAGAAGAGAGGAAATTGAGGGTGGCAAGAATAGCAGCACACCAAGATCCGTAAAAGTCACCTTGAAACATCAAGACGTccgagagaagaaagaaggccGGGGACTGTTCAACAATATGATTGAAGAAACAGCTAGTGAACTGGTTAAGACCCGGAAGAGTAAGGTGAAGGCTTTGGTTGGCGCTTTTGAAACAGTGATCTCCCTTCAAGAAACCAAATAG
- the LOC115727653 gene encoding uncharacterized protein LOC115727653 gives MDGENGGGESEQGEVKEGVASIAILPCGSISGHFIHLPHSICYGLHGTELACERECSRGEDYRLIKLSIMDFKTKQEGTVVVECQGHDAARFHSIDHAHGWDEDVAGLLEQKHQKSKIVVSFECETLKAEEAAEDHIKKFMPKLSGLDAVVNIGRMRIAGLNFDAEKADLEQNV, from the exons ATGG ACGGcgaaaatggaggaggagaatCGGAACAAGGGGAGGTGAAAGAGGGGGTGGCCTCAATAGCCATTCTTCCGTGCGGCTCCATCTCAGGCCACTTCATCCACCTCCCTCATTCCATCTGCTATGGCCTCCATGGCACTG AATTGGCGTGCGAAAGGGAATGCAGCAGGGGAGAGGATTACCGCCTGATCAAACTCTCCATCATGGACTTCAAA ACCAAACAAGAAGGGACTGTTGTGGTGGAGTGCCAAGGCCATGATGCTGCTCGGTTTCACAGCATAGATCATGCTCACGG TTGGGATGAGGATGTGGCAGGTTTACTGGAGCAAAAACATCAGAAGAGCAAGATTGTGGTCTCTTTCGAGTGTGAGACCCTGAAAGCTGAGGAAGCAGCAGAGGACCATATCAAGAAGTTCATGCCAAAATTAAGTGGACTTGATGCTGTTG TTAACATTGGGCGAATGAGGATTGCCGGGTTGAACTTTGATGCAGAAAAGGCAGACTTGGAGCAGAATGTGTGA
- the LOC115727652 gene encoding uncharacterized protein LOC115727652: MVATMAVSCPKSTPFQNSRCLKEQNSSFLGGSLKCVSLQLKPRNYGKNVLSLVVASASAAAEAVSTGGGGGRRFYLNITGFPFPLGPFLNRRTIRTEAVKGCIWLFEQEQALGFSSVSTNIRMTVIKLKSGGLWVHAPIAPTKECIELVKELGAPVEYIVLPTFAYEHKIFVGPFSRKFPKARVWVAPRQWSWPLNLPLEFFGIFRARTLVDEDWSTPWADEIEQKVLSSPEVGIGPYVEVAFYHKRTRTLLVTDAVIFVPRKPPECISKESLLASAKNGLAVKILSKGKEVPEEPVVDNNMTRQKGWERMVLQILFLGPSNLLEPNASFSQMSQKLIVSPIVKTLVFSKVPEKVRDWIDSIARDWRFKRIIPAHFAAPINASRSDFLAAFAFLDDLLGDRYVTRPSLSLLFASLLGKAASYFPPDDMKTLSSLDQFLVSIGVVKKTVSGRKQRLGT, encoded by the exons ATGGTGGCGACCATGGCTGTTTCTTGTCCAAAATCCACTCCTTTTCAGAATTCACGCTGTCTGAAGGAACAAAACTCGAGCTTTCTCGGTGGGTCGTTGAAGTGTGTCTCCTTGCAGCTAAAACCAAGAAATTATGGGAAAAATGTTCTCAGTTTGGTGGTTGCTTCGGCCAGTGCTGCAGCTGAGGCTGTCTCGactggtggcggcggcggcaggagGTTTTATCTGAACATCACAGGCTTTCCTTTCCCTCTTGGCCCTTTTCTCAACAGGCGCACCATTAGGACCGAG GCAGTGAAAGGATGCATATGGCTATTTGAACAAGAGCAAGCATTGGGCTTTAGCAGCGTCTCTACGAATATCCGGATGACAGTTATTAAGCTCAAATCTGGAGGATTATGGGTCCATGCACCCATTGCTCCGACGAAGGAGTGCATTGAG CTTGTGAAGGAGCTAGGGGCGCCGGTTGAGTACATTGTCCTGCCTACTTTCGCATACgagcataaaatttttgttggcCCGTTTTCAAGGAAATTCCCAAAGGCCAGAGTATGGGTAGCACCAAGGCAGTGGAGTTGGCCACTCAATTTGCCCCTAGAGTTTTTTGGAATATTTCGTGCTAGAACATTGGTAGATGAGGATTGGTCAACCCCATGGGCTGACGAGATTGAACAGAAGGTCTTGAGCTCACCAGAAGTTG GAATTGGGCCATATGTTGAGGTAGCTTTTTACCACAAGCGCACGAGAACTTTACTTGTAACCGATGCCGTAATATTCGTCCCTAGAAAGCCACCGGAATGTATTAGCAAAGAGTCCTTGTTAGCATCCGCGAAGAATGGATTGGCAGTGAAGATCCTGAGTAAGGGGAAGGAAGTGCCGGAGGAGCCTGTTGTCGACAATAACATGACCCGTCAGAAAG gTTGGGAAAGAATGGTCCTCCAAATATTGTTTCTCGGCCCATCCAATCTTTTGGAACCAAATGCCAGCTTTTCTCAGATGTCACAGAAGCTGATTGTTTCTCCCATTGTGAAGACACTAGTCTTCAGCAAGGTCCctgaaaag GTTAGAGATTGGATTGACAGTATTGCACGGGACTGGAGATTCAAGAGAATAATTCCCGCTCATTTTGCTGCGCCGATAAATGCCAGCAGGTCCGACTTCTTGGCAGCATTTGCATTTCTAGATGATCTGTTGGGCGATCGATATGTGACTCGACCGTCGCTCTCTCTTCTGTTCGCATCACTTCTGGGGAAGGCCGCCAGTTACTTCCCTCCTGATGACATGAAGACCCTGTCATCCCTCGACCAGTTTTTAGTCTCTATCGGAGTTGTGAAGAAGACCGTCTCCGGGAGGAAACAGAGATTAGGAACATAA